A stretch of Dietzia lutea DNA encodes these proteins:
- a CDS encoding acyl-CoA carboxylase subunit beta, translated as MTITSAVDQNTQIDPRDPVVRLENLFDPASLEFITEPDASGALAARGLIDGVPTIAYATDATVMGGAMGLDGCRHIVRAIDVAIDEELPIVGVWHSGGARLAEGVEALHAVGTVFEAMVRASGLVPQISVVLGPAAGGAAYGPALTDVVIMAPAGKIFVTGPDVVRSVTGEQVDMEGLGGQDVHHRKSGVCHIAADDERDALNRARRLVTLLTAQGEFDQRLLEGDHTDLAGLLPESPKRAYDVRPLVHGLLDSSELDGNTTFEELQSKWAPSIVVGFGRIAGRTVGVIANNPLRLGGCLNSESAEKASRFVRLCNAFGVPLVVIVDVPGYLPGVSQEWDGVVRRGAKLLHAFAEASVARVTLVTRKIYGGAYIAMNSRALGASAVFAWPDAEVAVMGAKAAVGILHKRTLAAAPEDEREALHERLAEEHAAIAGGVGRAVSIGVVDEVIEPTDTRRRLAEALDAAAHTRGRHKNIPL; from the coding sequence ATGACCATCACCAGCGCTGTTGACCAGAACACCCAGATCGATCCGCGCGACCCCGTCGTCCGGCTCGAGAACCTCTTCGATCCCGCCTCGCTGGAGTTCATCACCGAACCCGACGCGTCGGGAGCCCTCGCCGCACGCGGCCTGATCGACGGTGTGCCCACCATCGCCTACGCCACGGACGCCACCGTCATGGGCGGCGCCATGGGCCTGGACGGGTGCCGGCACATCGTCCGCGCGATCGACGTCGCGATCGACGAGGAGCTGCCCATCGTGGGCGTCTGGCACTCGGGAGGCGCCCGCCTCGCGGAGGGTGTCGAGGCCCTGCACGCCGTGGGCACCGTCTTCGAGGCCATGGTCCGCGCATCGGGTCTGGTCCCCCAGATCTCCGTCGTACTCGGGCCCGCCGCCGGTGGCGCCGCCTACGGCCCCGCCCTCACCGACGTCGTCATCATGGCGCCGGCTGGCAAGATCTTCGTCACCGGGCCCGACGTGGTCCGCTCGGTGACCGGCGAGCAGGTCGACATGGAGGGTTTGGGCGGCCAGGACGTGCACCACCGCAAGTCGGGTGTGTGCCACATCGCCGCCGATGACGAGCGCGACGCCCTGAACCGGGCTCGCCGTCTGGTCACCCTCCTGACCGCGCAGGGCGAGTTCGATCAGCGCCTCCTCGAGGGCGACCACACGGACCTCGCCGGGCTGCTGCCGGAGTCGCCCAAGCGCGCGTACGACGTCCGCCCGCTCGTCCACGGCCTGCTCGACTCCTCCGAACTGGACGGCAACACCACGTTCGAGGAGCTGCAGTCCAAGTGGGCGCCCAGCATCGTCGTGGGCTTCGGGCGGATCGCCGGCCGCACCGTCGGCGTGATCGCCAACAACCCGCTGCGGTTGGGCGGGTGCCTCAACTCCGAGTCCGCGGAGAAGGCCTCCCGATTCGTCCGGCTCTGCAACGCCTTCGGCGTGCCGCTGGTCGTGATCGTGGACGTGCCAGGGTACCTGCCCGGCGTCTCGCAGGAGTGGGACGGCGTGGTGCGCCGCGGCGCCAAGCTCCTGCACGCGTTCGCCGAGGCGTCGGTCGCCCGCGTCACGCTCGTCACGCGCAAGATCTACGGCGGCGCCTACATCGCCATGAACTCCCGCGCTCTCGGTGCCTCCGCCGTGTTCGCGTGGCCGGACGCCGAGGTGGCGGTCATGGGCGCGAAGGCGGCCGTCGGCATCCTCCACAAGCGCACCCTCGCGGCCGCGCCGGAGGACGAGCGTGAGGCCCTGCACGAGCGGCTGGCCGAGGAGCACGCGGCGATCGCCGGCGGTGTCGGCCGCGCCGTGTCGATCGGGGTGGTCGACGAGGTCATCGAGCCGACCGACACCCGTCGTCGTCTCGCCGAGGCCCTGGACGCCGCTGCCCACACCCGCGGTCGGCACAAGAACATCCCGCTGTGA